The Starkeya sp. ORNL1 DNA window AGGCGGCACTGTCCTTCCTCTGCGCCAACAATATCGCCAGGCCGCCGGGCGCGCTGACCTATACGCAGTTGCTGAATGCGCGCGGCGGCATCGAGTGCGATCTCACCGTCGCGCGGCTCAGCGAGGACCGCTTCTACATCGTCACCGGCACCGGCTTTGCGACGCATGACGCGCACTGGATCGCGAGCAACATCCCGGCGGGGCTCGATGCACGGCTGAGCGACGTCACCTCGTCGCGCGCGGTGCTGAGCCTGTTCGGCCCGCGTGCCCGCGACGTCCTCGCCGCCTGCACGCCGGACGACGTTTCCAATGCCGCCTTCCCGTTCGCCACCTGCCGCACCATCAGCATCGCCGGCGCGCCGGTGCTGGCGCTGCGCATCACCTATGTCGGCGAACTGGGGTGGGAACTGCACGTCCCGACTGAATACACGGCGACCGTGTTCGAAGCCCTGCTGGCGGCGGGCGCGCCGCATGGTCTGAGCCTTGCCGGCTATCGCGCCATCGAGACACTGCGCCTGGAGAAGGGCTATCGCGCCTGGGGCGCGGAGATCGGGCCGGACCATTCGCCGCTGGTCGCGGGTCTCGGCTGGGCGGTGAAGCTGAAATCCGATGTGCCGTTTCTCGGCCGCGACGCGCTCGAAGTGCAGAAGGCGAAGCCGCTGCCGCGGCTGCTCGCCGGCTTCACGGTCGATCCGGCCATCGTGCTGCTCGGCCGCGAGACCATCTTCCGCGATGGTCGCCGCGCCGGCTGGCTGGCGAGCGGCGGCTTCGGCCATACGCTCGGCAAGAGCATCGGTTACGGCTATGTGCGCGATCCCGGCGGGGTCGACGCGGACTATGTGCGGGCCGGCAGCTATGAGCTGGAGGTGGCGGGCGAGCGGGTGCCGGCCACGGTGTTCCTGGCGCCGCTTTATGATCCGAAGATGGAGCGGGTGAAGGCGTAATCCCTCATCCAATCAAATCGTCATCCCGGCCGAAGCGAAGCGGAGAGCCGGGATCGCGCCTCATTCCGCGGACGATCCCGGCTCGCGCCTGCGGCGCGTCCGGGACGACAACTTACGAGGTTTTGTGATGGTGACGGCACTCGCCATGGTCGGCGAGGATCTCGATCACCCGGCATTCGGCGACATGGCCGTGGGCGCAGCCTTCGACCATGCGCTGCAATTCGGCGCGCAGCGCGATCAGGCTGGCGATGCGCTGTTCCACTTCGATGAGGCGCGCGCTCGCAATGGCGTCGGCAGCGGCGCAGGACTGGTGGGGGTCGTCCTGCAAGGCCAGCAAGGTGCGGATGGCGTCGATCTCGAAGCCGAGTTCGCGGGCATGGCGGATGAAGGCGAGGCGGCGCATCTCGGCCTCGCCGAAGGCGCGGCGCCCGCCTTCGGTGCGCACCGGGGCGAGCAACAGGCCAATCTCCTCATAATAGCGGATGGTCGGCACCTTGACGCCGCTCGCCCTGGCCGCCTCGCCGATGGAATGGATCGCGCCCTGCATTTTGGCTCTTGCTCCTCTAGTCGCTAGAGGATGTAGGTTCCCTGCCGGATCACGCAAGGGACCGGGACGATGACGATTTCCGCTCAGCAGCAGCGCTTCCGCGTCGAGGGCATGGACTGCGCCGGCTGCGCCACCAAGATCGACCGGGCGGTGCGCCGTATCAACGGCGTCGAGGAGGTTTCGGTCTCGGTGATGGCCGGCACCATGACGGTGCGCCACGCCGGCACTGTCGTCGCCGAGATCGAGAGCTGCGTGACCGGCCTCGGCTACGGCATCGCGCCGCTGAATCGCGACGTGCCGGCGCCGGTGCCGCC harbors:
- a CDS encoding helix-turn-helix domain-containing protein, encoding MQGAIHSIGEAARASGVKVPTIRYYEEIGLLLAPVRTEGGRRAFGEAEMRRLAFIRHARELGFEIDAIRTLLALQDDPHQSCAAADAIASARLIEVEQRIASLIALRAELQRMVEGCAHGHVAECRVIEILADHGECRHHHKTS